From the Roseateles sp. XES5 genome, one window contains:
- a CDS encoding 3-hydroxybutyryl-CoA dehydrogenase, protein MIKNVGIVGAGQMGCGIAHVAAMAGYKVHIYDLSAERAETGLATINGNLARQVSSGKMSDEDRKKALALIKGSSDINDLSDADLVIEAATEDETVKRKIYGQVCAVLKPEAILATNTSSLSITRLASATDRPERFMGIHFMNPVPVMKLVELVRGIATEEETFSAAKEFVAKLDKTITVAEDFPAFIVNRILLPMINEAIYTLYEGVGSVEAIDTAMKLGANHPMGPLQLADFIGLDTCLSIMQVLHDGLADSKYRPCPLLVKYVEAGWLGRKSGRGFYDYRGEVPVPTR, encoded by the coding sequence ATGATCAAGAACGTCGGTATTGTGGGTGCAGGCCAGATGGGGTGCGGTATCGCGCATGTCGCGGCCATGGCTGGTTACAAGGTCCATATCTACGACCTGTCCGCAGAGCGCGCCGAAACCGGCCTGGCCACGATCAACGGCAACCTCGCCCGCCAGGTCTCCTCCGGCAAGATGAGCGACGAGGACCGCAAGAAGGCGCTCGCGCTGATCAAGGGGTCCTCCGACATCAACGACCTCTCCGATGCCGACCTCGTCATCGAGGCCGCCACGGAAGACGAGACCGTCAAGCGCAAGATCTATGGCCAGGTCTGTGCCGTGCTGAAGCCGGAAGCGATCCTCGCCACGAACACGTCCTCGCTGTCGATCACCCGCCTCGCGTCGGCCACCGACCGGCCGGAGCGCTTCATGGGCATCCACTTCATGAACCCGGTTCCGGTGATGAAGCTGGTCGAGCTCGTGCGTGGCATCGCCACCGAGGAAGAGACCTTCTCGGCCGCCAAGGAATTCGTCGCCAAGCTCGACAAGACGATCACGGTTGCGGAGGATTTCCCGGCCTTCATCGTCAACCGCATCCTGCTGCCGATGATCAACGAGGCGATCTATACGCTGTATGAAGGCGTCGGCTCGGTCGAGGCCATCGACACCGCCATGAAGCTCGGTGCAAATCATCCGATGGGCCCGCTGCAGCTTGCCGATTTCATCGGTCTCGATACCTGCCTTTCGATCATGCAGGTGCTGCATGACGGGCTCGCCGATTCCAAGTACCGCCCGTGTCCGCTGCTGGTGAAATATGTCGAGGCGGGCTGGCTCGGCCGCAAGTCCGGCCGCGGCTTCTACGACTATCGCGGTGAGGTCCCGGTTCCGACCCGCTAA
- the cysT gene encoding sulfate ABC transporter permease subunit CysT produces MRRRVLPGLPLALGITLVYVAIIVVLPLAALIFKAASLGPADYWRIVSSDRAFASYRVTVLCALAATVFNLLFGMALAWVLVRYRFPGRRLVDALVDLPFALPTAVAGIALTTLFATNGWFGGPLSHLGIKVAYTPLGIIVAMSFTSIPFIVRTVQPVLEELDPALEEAGQTLGASDLSIFVGVILPLLAPALLAGVSLSFARSLGEFGAIIFIAGNQPFSTEVTALLAFIRLEEYDYPASAAIASVMLLTAFVMLAFTNLMQARALRYTARG; encoded by the coding sequence TTGAGACGGCGTGTACTGCCCGGATTGCCGCTCGCGCTCGGCATCACCCTCGTTTACGTGGCCATCATCGTGGTGCTGCCGCTGGCCGCGCTCATCTTCAAGGCGGCGAGCCTCGGGCCGGCGGATTACTGGCGCATCGTCTCCTCCGACCGCGCCTTCGCAAGCTACCGCGTGACGGTGCTCTGCGCGCTGGCGGCGACGGTCTTTAACCTTCTCTTCGGCATGGCGCTCGCCTGGGTGCTGGTCCGCTATCGTTTCCCCGGCCGGCGGCTCGTCGATGCGCTGGTGGACCTGCCCTTCGCCCTGCCGACCGCGGTCGCGGGCATCGCGCTCACCACGCTCTTCGCCACCAACGGCTGGTTCGGCGGCCCGCTTTCCCATCTCGGCATCAAGGTTGCCTATACGCCGCTTGGCATCATCGTCGCCATGAGCTTCACCAGCATTCCCTTCATCGTGCGCACGGTGCAGCCGGTGCTGGAAGAACTCGATCCGGCGCTGGAGGAGGCGGGGCAGACACTCGGGGCGAGCGATCTGTCCATCTTCGTCGGCGTCATCCTGCCGCTTCTGGCGCCGGCGCTGCTTGCTGGCGTCTCGCTTTCCTTTGCGCGCAGCTTGGGTGAGTTCGGCGCCATCATCTTCATCGCCGGCAACCAGCCGTTCTCGACGGAGGTCACCGCGTTGCTCGCCTTCATCCGGCTCGAGGAATACGACTATCCGGCCTCCGCCGCGATTGCCTCCGTCATGCTGCTGACGGCCTTCGTCATGCTGGCGTTCACCAATCTCATGCAGGCGCGCGCCCTGCGCTATACGGCGAGGGGCTGA
- a CDS encoding sulfate/molybdate ABC transporter ATP-binding protein — protein sequence MKIRLDNVVKEFETFRAVHGVSLDIESGELVALLGPSGSGKTTILRMVAGLEYADAGAIYFGEENATDIPVRDRGVGFVFQHYALFPHMTLGENIAFGMKVSKIKRTPQAIEARVRELLDLVQLGGLKDRFPPQLSGGQRQRIALARALAVEPRVLLLDEPFGALDAKVRKELRRWLRRLHDELHITSLFVTHDQEEALEVADRVVILNKGRIVQEGTPEAVCRNPADAFVMNFLGDANRLDADIRGGKAYVEDVAFEAEGVADGGGQILFRPADVTWREDGQGIAAKIVRVIDRPDSRRVLALTGSGQPVEFDTAPEFPHRKGEAGFIEIRRPRVYAAA from the coding sequence GTGAAAATCCGTCTCGATAACGTGGTCAAGGAATTCGAGACCTTCCGCGCCGTGCACGGCGTCTCGCTCGATATCGAGAGCGGGGAGCTGGTCGCGCTGCTCGGCCCCTCCGGTTCCGGCAAGACGACGATCCTGCGCATGGTCGCGGGCCTCGAATATGCCGATGCGGGCGCGATCTATTTCGGCGAGGAGAACGCGACGGACATTCCGGTGCGCGACCGCGGCGTCGGCTTCGTCTTCCAGCACTATGCGCTCTTCCCGCATATGACGCTCGGGGAGAACATCGCCTTCGGCATGAAGGTCTCCAAGATCAAGCGCACGCCGCAGGCGATCGAGGCGCGCGTCAGGGAACTGCTCGATCTCGTGCAACTCGGTGGGCTGAAGGACCGCTTCCCGCCCCAGCTCAGCGGCGGCCAGCGCCAGCGCATTGCCCTGGCCCGCGCCCTGGCCGTGGAGCCGCGCGTGCTGCTGCTGGACGAGCCCTTCGGCGCCCTGGATGCCAAGGTGCGCAAGGAACTGCGCCGCTGGCTGCGCCGCCTGCATGACGAGCTGCACATCACCAGCCTCTTCGTCACGCACGACCAGGAAGAGGCTCTGGAGGTGGCTGACCGCGTCGTCATCCTCAACAAGGGACGGATCGTGCAGGAAGGCACGCCGGAAGCGGTCTGCCGCAATCCGGCCGATGCCTTCGTGATGAACTTCCTTGGCGACGCCAACCGGCTCGATGCGGATATCCGCGGCGGCAAGGCCTATGTCGAGGACGTCGCCTTCGAGGCGGAGGGCGTGGCCGATGGCGGCGGGCAGATCCTCTTCCGTCCGGCCGACGTCACCTGGCGCGAGGACGGGCAAGGCATCGCCGCGAAGATCGTCCGGGTCATCGACCGGCCGGATTCGCGCCGCGTGCTGGCGCTGACCGGCAGCGGCCAGCCCGTCGAGTTCGACACGGCGCCGGAATTCCCGCACCGCAAGGGCGAGGCAGGCTTCATCGAGATCCGCCGGCCGCGTGTCTACGCGGCGGCGTAA
- the argH gene encoding argininosuccinate lyase, with translation MADGTSETKSSNQMWGGRFASGPDAIMEEINASIGFDKKLYAQDIRGSKAHAEMLAHQGIISADDKEKIVHGLDTILSEIESGAFEFSRKLEDIHMNVEARLATLIGPAAGRLHTARSRNDQVALDFRLWVKEELQKTERMLTGLIAAFLDRAEEHAETVMPGFTHLQTAQPVTFGHHCMAYVEMFGRDRQRVRHAIEHLDESPIGAAALAGTGYAIDRHMTAKALGFREPTRNSIDTVSDRDFALEFLSIAAIASVHLSRLAEEIVIWSTPQFGFIRLSDAFSTGSSIMPQKKNPDAAELVRAKTGRINGSLIALLTVMKGLPLAYSKDMQEDKEQVFDAAESLELAIAAMTGMVRDMTIRTDRMKAAAGSGYSTATDLADWLVREAGLPFRDAHHVTGRAVALAESKGCDLSDLALDDLQAIHASITADVYTVLTVEASVASRKSYGGTAPSEVRKQIAWWRQRN, from the coding sequence ATGGCAGACGGCACTTCCGAGACGAAATCCTCGAACCAGATGTGGGGCGGCCGTTTCGCCTCGGGACCGGATGCGATCATGGAGGAGATAAATGCCTCCATCGGCTTCGACAAGAAGCTTTACGCCCAGGACATCCGCGGCTCAAAGGCGCATGCGGAAATGCTCGCCCATCAGGGCATCATTTCGGCGGACGATAAGGAAAAGATCGTTCACGGTCTCGACACGATCCTGTCAGAGATCGAAAGCGGCGCCTTCGAGTTCTCGCGCAAGCTGGAAGACATCCACATGAACGTGGAAGCCCGGCTGGCGACGCTGATCGGCCCCGCCGCCGGACGCCTGCACACCGCCCGCTCGCGCAACGACCAGGTGGCGCTCGACTTCCGCCTCTGGGTGAAGGAGGAGCTGCAGAAGACCGAGAGGATGCTGACCGGCCTCATCGCCGCCTTCCTCGACCGCGCGGAAGAGCACGCCGAGACCGTGATGCCCGGCTTTACCCACCTTCAGACCGCGCAGCCCGTGACCTTCGGTCACCATTGCATGGCCTATGTGGAAATGTTCGGCCGCGACCGCCAGCGCGTGCGCCACGCCATCGAGCATCTCGACGAAAGCCCCATCGGCGCGGCCGCGCTTGCCGGCACGGGCTATGCCATCGACCGCCACATGACGGCCAAGGCCCTCGGCTTTCGCGAGCCGACGCGCAACTCCATCGACACCGTGTCCGACCGCGACTTCGCGCTGGAATTCCTCTCCATCGCCGCCATCGCGTCGGTCCATCTGTCGCGCCTTGCCGAAGAGATCGTCATCTGGTCGACGCCGCAGTTCGGCTTCATCCGCCTGTCGGATGCCTTCTCGACCGGTTCCTCCATCATGCCGCAAAAGAAGAACCCCGATGCCGCCGAGCTGGTGCGCGCCAAGACGGGCCGCATCAACGGCTCGCTGATCGCGCTCTTGACGGTCATGAAGGGCCTGCCGCTCGCCTATTCGAAGGACATGCAGGAAGACAAGGAACAGGTCTTCGATGCCGCCGAGAGCCTGGAGCTCGCCATCGCCGCGATGACCGGCATGGTGCGCGACATGACGATCCGCACCGACCGGATGAAGGCGGCCGCCGGTTCCGGCTATTCCACCGCGACGGACCTTGCCGACTGGCTGGTGCGCGAGGCGGGCCTGCCGTTCCGCGATGCTCACCATGTCACCGGCCGCGCCGTGGCGCTTGCCGAAAGCAAGGGTTGCGACCTTTCGGACCTGGCGCTGGACGACCTGCAGGCGATCCATGCCTCGATCACCGCTGACGTCTACACCGTGCTGACGGTGGAGGCCTCGGTCGCCAGCCGCAAGAGCTATGGCGGCACCGCGCCGTCGGAAGTCAGGAAGCAGATCGCCTGGTGGCGGCAGCGGAACTGA
- a CDS encoding lipoprotein, with protein sequence MTRIDIGRLALVLCLSAAVLTACGRKGDLDLPGGGKPVYKTIKGKKVEQVEDKPFILDPLL encoded by the coding sequence ATGACACGCATCGACATCGGCAGGCTGGCTCTCGTGCTTTGCCTTTCCGCGGCGGTTCTGACCGCCTGTGGCCGCAAGGGCGATCTCGACCTGCCGGGCGGCGGAAAGCCGGTTTACAAGACCATCAAGGGCAAGAAGGTCGAGCAGGTCGAAGACAAGCCCTTCATCCTTGATCCCCTTCTCTGA
- the cysW gene encoding sulfate ABC transporter permease subunit CysW, giving the protein MTHHGRGKPPRVGDNRIFRRSLLAVVLLLVALMIVAPLAVIAVEAFSRGIAYFGASIADPDTRHAILLTVVTALIAVPINTAFGVAAAWAITKHDFPGKRLLTVIIEIPFSVSPIVAGVSYLFVYGLQGLFGHLLQTAEIKIIFAVPGIVLATVFVTFPFVARELIPLMQAQGRDLEEAATSLGASGWRTFFSVTLPNIKWAMLYGVVLCNSRVMGEFGAVSVVSGNIRGQTNTLPLHIELLYHDYNAAGSFAAASILAGLAIVTLVAKVALERQGAGRVQRPSALAGADSITPEVKP; this is encoded by the coding sequence ATGACCCATCATGGCAGAGGCAAGCCGCCCCGCGTCGGTGACAACAGGATTTTCCGCCGGAGCCTGCTGGCCGTCGTGCTCCTGCTCGTCGCTCTGATGATCGTCGCGCCGCTCGCCGTGATCGCGGTCGAGGCCTTTTCGCGCGGTATTGCCTATTTCGGGGCATCCATCGCCGATCCGGATACGCGGCACGCCATCCTGCTGACGGTCGTCACGGCGCTGATCGCCGTGCCGATCAACACGGCCTTCGGCGTTGCCGCGGCCTGGGCGATCACCAAACACGATTTTCCGGGCAAACGGCTGCTCACCGTCATCATCGAGATTCCCTTCTCGGTCTCGCCCATCGTGGCGGGCGTGTCCTATCTCTTCGTCTATGGCCTTCAGGGCCTCTTTGGGCATCTCCTGCAGACGGCGGAGATCAAGATCATCTTTGCGGTGCCGGGCATCGTGCTGGCCACGGTCTTCGTCACCTTCCCCTTCGTGGCGCGCGAGCTGATCCCGCTGATGCAGGCCCAGGGCCGCGATCTCGAAGAGGCGGCGACCTCGCTCGGGGCGAGCGGCTGGCGGACGTTCTTCTCCGTCACGCTGCCCAATATCAAATGGGCGATGCTCTATGGCGTGGTGCTCTGCAATTCGCGCGTCATGGGCGAATTCGGGGCGGTCTCGGTCGTCTCGGGCAATATCCGCGGCCAGACCAACACGCTGCCGCTGCATATCGAACTGCTCTATCACGATTACAACGCGGCCGGTTCCTTTGCCGCCGCATCCATTCTCGCGGGCCTTGCCATCGTCACGCTCGTCGCCAAGGTGGCGCTGGAGCGACAGGGCGCGGGCCGCGTGCAGCGCCCCTCGGCCCTTGCGGGCGCAGACAGCATCACTCCGGAGGTCAAGCCGTGA
- a CDS encoding TlpA disulfide reductase family protein, protein MSVKKKLGLPAGKLVAIAGLAGLLAGGAAIYVKESLSGNGAVASADPAACALAAEKAAAITPFSKGQVAAMRTVDEHRPLPDLVFDGPDGKKKTMADFAGKTLLVNLWATWCVPCREEMPALNALQKDLGSEKFEVVAINIDTGDDEKPKAFLDETKVHDLGYYRDASMGVFNTLKKEGLAFGLPVTLLMDDKGCLISAMNGPAAWDSEDAKALINAALAAPKS, encoded by the coding sequence ATGTCAGTGAAGAAGAAACTCGGCCTGCCCGCGGGCAAGCTGGTCGCCATTGCCGGGCTTGCCGGCCTTCTCGCCGGTGGTGCTGCGATATACGTGAAGGAAAGCCTGTCTGGCAATGGCGCGGTCGCCTCTGCCGATCCGGCCGCCTGCGCGCTGGCCGCGGAAAAAGCCGCCGCGATCACCCCCTTCTCCAAGGGCCAGGTCGCCGCCATGCGCACCGTCGACGAACATCGCCCCCTGCCCGACCTCGTCTTCGACGGCCCGGACGGCAAGAAGAAGACCATGGCGGACTTTGCGGGCAAGACGCTGCTGGTCAATCTCTGGGCCACCTGGTGCGTGCCCTGCCGCGAGGAAATGCCGGCGCTCAACGCGCTTCAGAAGGATCTCGGCAGCGAAAAGTTCGAGGTCGTGGCGATCAATATCGACACCGGCGACGATGAGAAGCCGAAGGCCTTCCTCGACGAAACCAAGGTCCACGACCTCGGCTACTATCGCGATGCCTCGATGGGCGTCTTCAACACGCTGAAGAAGGAAGGCCTCGCCTTCGGCCTGCCCGTCACGCTGCTGATGGACGACAAGGGCTGCCTGATCTCCGCCATGAACGGCCCTGCCGCCTGGGACAGCGAAGACGCCAAGGCGCTCATCAACGCCGCGCTGGCGGCGCCGAAGAGCTGA
- the lysA gene encoding diaminopimelate decarboxylase, protein MNHFEHRDGVLHAEDVPVPEIAKAVGTPFYVYSTATLERHYKVFSKAFDGVDALVCYAMKANSNQAVLRTLARLGAGIDVVSEGELRRALAAGVPASRIMFSGVGKTPREMDLALEAGIYCFNVESEPELEVLNARAVKAGKVAHVSFRINPDVDARTHAKISTGKKENKFGISWERARAVYARAASLPGIKVTGIDMHIGSQITELQPFDDAFRLLRELVETLRADGHVVDHVDVGGGLGIPYKTDNAPPPLPDAYAEIVKNQLKGLNCKIVTEPGRLIVGNAGILVTEVIYVKDGGEKTFVIVDAAMNDLIRPTLYEAWHEIQPVVISAANAPRIRADVVGPVCETGDYLAQDREMAQPKPGDLIAVGSAGAYGAVQAGTYNSRLLIPEVLVNGSQFHVIRPRLSYDDLIGLDSMPDWLA, encoded by the coding sequence GTGAACCATTTCGAGCATCGTGACGGCGTCCTCCATGCGGAGGATGTGCCGGTTCCGGAAATCGCCAAGGCGGTCGGCACCCCCTTCTACGTCTATTCGACGGCAACGCTGGAACGGCACTACAAGGTGTTCTCCAAGGCCTTCGACGGTGTGGATGCGCTGGTGTGCTACGCCATGAAGGCGAATTCCAACCAGGCGGTGCTGCGCACGCTCGCCCGGCTCGGCGCGGGCATCGACGTGGTCTCCGAAGGCGAACTGCGCCGGGCGCTCGCCGCCGGCGTTCCCGCCTCGCGCATCATGTTCTCGGGTGTCGGCAAGACGCCGCGCGAGATGGACCTGGCGCTCGAAGCCGGCATCTACTGCTTCAACGTCGAATCCGAGCCGGAGCTGGAAGTGCTGAACGCCCGCGCCGTGAAAGCCGGCAAGGTGGCGCACGTTTCCTTCCGCATCAATCCTGACGTCGATGCCCGCACCCATGCGAAGATCTCGACGGGCAAGAAGGAAAACAAGTTCGGCATCTCCTGGGAGCGCGCCCGCGCCGTCTATGCCCGCGCGGCCAGCCTTCCGGGCATCAAGGTGACCGGCATCGACATGCATATCGGTAGCCAGATCACCGAGCTGCAGCCCTTCGACGATGCCTTCCGGCTGCTGCGCGAGCTCGTCGAGACGCTGCGCGCCGACGGCCATGTCGTCGACCATGTCGATGTCGGCGGCGGCCTCGGCATTCCCTACAAGACGGACAACGCGCCGCCGCCGTTGCCGGATGCCTATGCGGAGATCGTCAAGAACCAGCTCAAGGGGCTGAACTGCAAGATCGTCACGGAGCCCGGCCGCCTGATCGTCGGCAATGCCGGCATCCTCGTGACCGAAGTCATCTATGTGAAGGATGGCGGCGAGAAGACCTTCGTCATCGTCGATGCGGCGATGAACGACCTCATTCGCCCGACGCTCTACGAGGCCTGGCACGAAATCCAGCCGGTCGTCATTTCCGCCGCCAATGCGCCGCGCATCCGCGCCGATGTCGTTGGCCCGGTCTGCGAGACGGGCGACTATCTGGCGCAGGACCGCGAGATGGCGCAGCCGAAGCCCGGTGACCTCATCGCCGTCGGTTCGGCCGGCGCCTATGGCGCGGTGCAGGCAGGCACCTATAACAGCCGCCTGCTGATTCCGGAGGTGCTGGTCAACGGGTCGCAGTTCCATGTCATCCGCCCCAGGCTCTCCTACGACGACCTGATCGGGCTCGATTCCATGCCGGACTGGCTCGCCTGA
- a CDS encoding sulfate ABC transporter substrate-binding protein, producing MKRLLLLGVALLGLAAPLSANAADKLLNASYDVARELFAAENEAFVKEHPGVSIDQSHGGTSKQARAIVEGLEADVVTFNQVTDIDFLVKNGFVAEGWQQKFPNNASPFYSFPSFLVRAGNPKNIKDWSDLARDDVKVIFPNPKTSGNARYTYLAATAYAKEAFNNDPAKVEEFVTKIFDNVPVFDTGGRAATTTFVEREIGDVIITFEAETKSIAKQYGEDKFQSVVPSVSLLAEFPVAIVDKVADAKGSRDLAKSYLDFLYAPEGQKIAAEFGHRVHDEKVAAEFKDQFPAIRLVNVDDVFGGWKKISEEHFAEGGTLDKIYGSR from the coding sequence ATGAAACGTTTGCTCCTTCTCGGCGTGGCCCTTCTCGGTCTCGCCGCTCCGCTCTCCGCCAACGCCGCAGACAAGCTGCTGAACGCCTCCTACGACGTGGCGCGCGAGCTTTTCGCTGCCGAGAACGAGGCCTTCGTGAAGGAGCATCCGGGCGTCAGCATCGACCAGTCGCATGGCGGCACCTCCAAGCAGGCACGCGCCATCGTGGAAGGCCTTGAAGCGGATGTCGTGACCTTCAACCAGGTGACGGACATCGACTTCCTCGTGAAGAACGGCTTCGTCGCCGAAGGCTGGCAGCAGAAGTTCCCGAACAATGCCTCGCCCTTCTATTCCTTCCCGTCCTTCCTCGTTCGCGCCGGAAATCCGAAGAACATCAAGGACTGGTCCGACCTTGCCCGCGACGACGTGAAGGTCATCTTCCCCAATCCGAAGACCTCGGGCAATGCGCGCTACACCTATCTGGCCGCCACCGCCTATGCCAAGGAAGCCTTCAACAACGATCCGGCGAAGGTCGAAGAGTTCGTCACCAAGATTTTCGACAACGTGCCGGTCTTCGACACGGGTGGCCGTGCGGCGACGACGACCTTCGTCGAGCGCGAGATCGGCGATGTCATCATCACGTTCGAGGCGGAAACCAAGTCGATCGCCAAGCAGTATGGCGAGGACAAGTTCCAGAGCGTCGTGCCCTCGGTCTCGCTGCTGGCCGAATTCCCGGTCGCCATCGTCGACAAGGTGGCGGATGCCAAGGGCAGCCGGGACCTCGCAAAGTCCTATCTCGACTTCCTCTATGCGCCCGAAGGGCAGAAGATCGCCGCCGAGTTCGGCCACCGCGTCCATGACGAGAAGGTTGCCGCCGAATTCAAGGACCAGTTCCCGGCCATCCGCCTCGTGAATGTCGACGACGTCTTCGGCGGCTGGAAGAAGATCTCGGAAGAGCACTTCGCCGAAGGCGGCACGCTGGACAAGATCTACGGCAGCCGCTGA